A genomic window from Cucumis melo cultivar AY chromosome 8, USDA_Cmelo_AY_1.0, whole genome shotgun sequence includes:
- the LOC103491166 gene encoding uncharacterized protein LOC103491166 isoform X2, protein MPKSNRKTAYEIHVYWSRISNAYKLVKRNGNRERLNSGEQKIKINFLRSLAVLKKTTFLLFRFRSSEHHSLPKSSLQPKLGSSPSSLVKVEGPFLPAPLNDSNEVEDLLVESKSEHVLGNCLRVQDFSCDFGYGIQTNGGLDSNSKQGGEHELKFGDLDQLLDDANEVGEFHATNNLPNTYAEVAENSFRQNRRFQLGNSSSENKSPGPSRIDTDAFGISELSATMVMEAEFNNTPVERGLTHELSPGLGTKGRCVTPLEGNICGTILDNRNIHKFNTNENYIENGDLSDENVKGDIVANELASCSRERRLRKPTRRYIEEFLDSKSEHNKGRRKLPRKDKYLKVMSTEESYHIRHEVQMMPRSDSQCGTSVPVQPKSERRHPNKHVPVSGFLSEDESSATECKNVYSSARRCKKYDRRRQKMWTLTEVMRLVDGIAEYGTGRWTHIKKHLFASSPHRTPIDLRDKWRNLLRASCVNIQNKKGVEGKQTHASRPLPKSLLQRVYELANIYPYPKERGPKSVKAITPPMDLIESNSLSFNWGRKKYE, encoded by the exons ATGCCCAAGTCAAACCGTAAAACCGCTTACGAGATCCACGTGTATTGGAGCCGGATTTCAAACGCATATAAATTGGTTAAGAGAAACGGGAACAGAGAACGTTTGAATTCCGGCGAACagaaaattaaaatcaattttctCCGCAGTTTGGcggttttaaaaaaaaccacATTTCTACTTTTCCGGTTTCGATCCTCCGAACACCATTCGCTCCCCAAATCTTCTCTTCAACCTAAGCTCGGATCTTCACCTTCCTCGCTg GTAAAAGTGGAGGGACCTTTTCTTCCTGCACCACTAAATGATTCAAATGAAGTTGAGGATTTACTTGTGGAGTCTAAAAGCGAGCATGTTTTAGGAAATTGTTTGAGAGTTCAAGATTTCTCTTGCGACTTCGGCTATGGAATACAAACAAACG GTGGATTGGATTCTAATAGCAAGCAGGGAGGCGAACATGAACTTAAATTTGGA GATCTTGATCAGCTGCTGGATGATGCCAATGAAGTAGGGGAATTCCATGCTACAAACAATCTGCCAAATACAT ATGCCGAAGTTGCTGAAAATTCTTTCAGACAAAATAGGAGATTTCAATTGGGAAACTCAAGTTCAGAGAATAAATCTCCGGGACCAAGCAGGATTGATACTGATGCTTTTGGAATATCAGAATTATCAGCGACAATGGTAATGGAGGCTGAATTCAATAATACACCTGTTGAGAGGGGTTTAACTCATGAGTTGTCCCCTGGTCTGGGGACCAAAGGTAGGTGTGTAACACCACTTGAAGGCAACATCTGTGGTACAATACTTGATAATAGGAACATCCATAAGTTCAATACTAATGAAAATTATATAGAAAATGGCGATTTATCTGATGAAAATGTGAAGGGTGATATTGTGGCAAACGAACTTGCCAGTTGTTCAAGGGAGAGGAGATTGCGTAAGCCTACACGAAGATACATTGAAGAATTTTTAGATTCAAAGTCTGAACATAACAAGGGAAGGCGAAAACTTCCTAGAAAAGATAAGTACCTAAAAGTGATGTCTACTGAAGAATCCTATCACATTAGACATGAGGTACAAATGATGCCTAGAAGTGATTCACAATGTGGTACGTCTGTTCCAGTGCAGCCTAAATCTGAAAGAAGACATCCAAACAAGCATGTGCCAGTTTCA GGATTTCTATCGGAAGATGAATCATCTGCAACTGAGTGTAAGAATGTTTATTCATCTGCTAGAAGATGTAAAAAGTATGATAGGAGGCGCCAGAAGATGTGGACCCTTACTGAAGTAATGCGATTAGTTGATGGAATTGCCGAATATGGAACTGGCCGCTGGACTCATATTAAGAAGCATCTATTTGCATCTTCTCCTCATCGCACACCTATCGATCTCAGG GACAAATGGCGAAATCTTCTGAGAGCTAGCTGTGTTAACATACAGAACAAAAAAGGG GTTGAAGGGAAGCAGACACATGCCTCTCGTCCACTACCAAAGTCCCTGCTCCAACGTGTTTATGAACTGGCCAATATCTATCCATACCCAAAGGAGCGTGGTCCAAAATCAGTCAAAGCAATTACACCTCCCATGGATCTTATTGAAAGTAACTCTTTGTCATTCAATTGGGGGCGGAAGAAGTATGAATGA
- the LOC103491166 gene encoding uncharacterized protein LOC103491166 isoform X4 → MPKSNRKTAYEIHVYWSRISNAYKLVKRNGNRERLNSGEQKIKINFLRSLAVLKKTTFLLFRFRSSEHHSLPKSSLQPKLGSSPSSLVKVEGPFLPAPLNDSNEVEDLLVESKSEHVLGNCLRVQDFSCDFGYGIQTNDAEVAENSFRQNRRFQLGNSSSENKSPGPSRIDTDAFGISELSATMVMEAEFNNTPVERGLTHELSPGLGTKGRCVTPLEGNICGTILDNRNIHKFNTNENYIENGDLSDENVKGDIVANELASCSRERRLRKPTRRYIEEFLDSKSEHNKGRRKLPRKDKYLKVMSTEESYHIRHEVQMMPRSDSQCGTSVPVQPKSERRHPNKHVPVSGFLSEDESSATECKNVYSSARRCKKYDRRRQKMWTLTEVMRLVDGIAEYGTGRWTHIKKHLFASSPHRTPIDLRDKWRNLLRASCVNIQNKKGVEGKQTHASRPLPKSLLQRVYELANIYPYPKERGPKSVKAITPPMDLIESNSLSFNWGRKKYE, encoded by the exons ATGCCCAAGTCAAACCGTAAAACCGCTTACGAGATCCACGTGTATTGGAGCCGGATTTCAAACGCATATAAATTGGTTAAGAGAAACGGGAACAGAGAACGTTTGAATTCCGGCGAACagaaaattaaaatcaattttctCCGCAGTTTGGcggttttaaaaaaaaccacATTTCTACTTTTCCGGTTTCGATCCTCCGAACACCATTCGCTCCCCAAATCTTCTCTTCAACCTAAGCTCGGATCTTCACCTTCCTCGCTg GTAAAAGTGGAGGGACCTTTTCTTCCTGCACCACTAAATGATTCAAATGAAGTTGAGGATTTACTTGTGGAGTCTAAAAGCGAGCATGTTTTAGGAAATTGTTTGAGAGTTCAAGATTTCTCTTGCGACTTCGGCTATGGAATACAAACAAACG ATGCCGAAGTTGCTGAAAATTCTTTCAGACAAAATAGGAGATTTCAATTGGGAAACTCAAGTTCAGAGAATAAATCTCCGGGACCAAGCAGGATTGATACTGATGCTTTTGGAATATCAGAATTATCAGCGACAATGGTAATGGAGGCTGAATTCAATAATACACCTGTTGAGAGGGGTTTAACTCATGAGTTGTCCCCTGGTCTGGGGACCAAAGGTAGGTGTGTAACACCACTTGAAGGCAACATCTGTGGTACAATACTTGATAATAGGAACATCCATAAGTTCAATACTAATGAAAATTATATAGAAAATGGCGATTTATCTGATGAAAATGTGAAGGGTGATATTGTGGCAAACGAACTTGCCAGTTGTTCAAGGGAGAGGAGATTGCGTAAGCCTACACGAAGATACATTGAAGAATTTTTAGATTCAAAGTCTGAACATAACAAGGGAAGGCGAAAACTTCCTAGAAAAGATAAGTACCTAAAAGTGATGTCTACTGAAGAATCCTATCACATTAGACATGAGGTACAAATGATGCCTAGAAGTGATTCACAATGTGGTACGTCTGTTCCAGTGCAGCCTAAATCTGAAAGAAGACATCCAAACAAGCATGTGCCAGTTTCA GGATTTCTATCGGAAGATGAATCATCTGCAACTGAGTGTAAGAATGTTTATTCATCTGCTAGAAGATGTAAAAAGTATGATAGGAGGCGCCAGAAGATGTGGACCCTTACTGAAGTAATGCGATTAGTTGATGGAATTGCCGAATATGGAACTGGCCGCTGGACTCATATTAAGAAGCATCTATTTGCATCTTCTCCTCATCGCACACCTATCGATCTCAGG GACAAATGGCGAAATCTTCTGAGAGCTAGCTGTGTTAACATACAGAACAAAAAAGGG GTTGAAGGGAAGCAGACACATGCCTCTCGTCCACTACCAAAGTCCCTGCTCCAACGTGTTTATGAACTGGCCAATATCTATCCATACCCAAAGGAGCGTGGTCCAAAATCAGTCAAAGCAATTACACCTCCCATGGATCTTATTGAAAGTAACTCTTTGTCATTCAATTGGGGGCGGAAGAAGTATGAATGA
- the LOC103491166 gene encoding uncharacterized protein LOC103491166 isoform X3 — translation MPKSNRKTAYEIHVYWSRISNAYKLVKRNGNRERLNSGEQKIKINFLRSLAVLKKTTFLLFRFRSSEHHSLPKSSLQPKLGSSPSSLVKVEGPFLPAPLNDSNEVEDLLVESKSEHVLGNCLRVQDFSCDFGYGIQTNGDAEVAENSFRQNRRFQLGNSSSENKSPGPSRIDTDAFGISELSATMVMEAEFNNTPVERGLTHELSPGLGTKGRCVTPLEGNICGTILDNRNIHKFNTNENYIENGDLSDENVKGDIVANELASCSRERRLRKPTRRYIEEFLDSKSEHNKGRRKLPRKDKYLKVMSTEESYHIRHEVQMMPRSDSQCGTSVPVQPKSERRHPNKHVPVSGFLSEDESSATECKNVYSSARRCKKYDRRRQKMWTLTEVMRLVDGIAEYGTGRWTHIKKHLFASSPHRTPIDLRDKWRNLLRASCVNIQNKKGVEGKQTHASRPLPKSLLQRVYELANIYPYPKERGPKSVKAITPPMDLIESNSLSFNWGRKKYE, via the exons ATGCCCAAGTCAAACCGTAAAACCGCTTACGAGATCCACGTGTATTGGAGCCGGATTTCAAACGCATATAAATTGGTTAAGAGAAACGGGAACAGAGAACGTTTGAATTCCGGCGAACagaaaattaaaatcaattttctCCGCAGTTTGGcggttttaaaaaaaaccacATTTCTACTTTTCCGGTTTCGATCCTCCGAACACCATTCGCTCCCCAAATCTTCTCTTCAACCTAAGCTCGGATCTTCACCTTCCTCGCTg GTAAAAGTGGAGGGACCTTTTCTTCCTGCACCACTAAATGATTCAAATGAAGTTGAGGATTTACTTGTGGAGTCTAAAAGCGAGCATGTTTTAGGAAATTGTTTGAGAGTTCAAGATTTCTCTTGCGACTTCGGCTATGGAATACAAACAAACGGTG ATGCCGAAGTTGCTGAAAATTCTTTCAGACAAAATAGGAGATTTCAATTGGGAAACTCAAGTTCAGAGAATAAATCTCCGGGACCAAGCAGGATTGATACTGATGCTTTTGGAATATCAGAATTATCAGCGACAATGGTAATGGAGGCTGAATTCAATAATACACCTGTTGAGAGGGGTTTAACTCATGAGTTGTCCCCTGGTCTGGGGACCAAAGGTAGGTGTGTAACACCACTTGAAGGCAACATCTGTGGTACAATACTTGATAATAGGAACATCCATAAGTTCAATACTAATGAAAATTATATAGAAAATGGCGATTTATCTGATGAAAATGTGAAGGGTGATATTGTGGCAAACGAACTTGCCAGTTGTTCAAGGGAGAGGAGATTGCGTAAGCCTACACGAAGATACATTGAAGAATTTTTAGATTCAAAGTCTGAACATAACAAGGGAAGGCGAAAACTTCCTAGAAAAGATAAGTACCTAAAAGTGATGTCTACTGAAGAATCCTATCACATTAGACATGAGGTACAAATGATGCCTAGAAGTGATTCACAATGTGGTACGTCTGTTCCAGTGCAGCCTAAATCTGAAAGAAGACATCCAAACAAGCATGTGCCAGTTTCA GGATTTCTATCGGAAGATGAATCATCTGCAACTGAGTGTAAGAATGTTTATTCATCTGCTAGAAGATGTAAAAAGTATGATAGGAGGCGCCAGAAGATGTGGACCCTTACTGAAGTAATGCGATTAGTTGATGGAATTGCCGAATATGGAACTGGCCGCTGGACTCATATTAAGAAGCATCTATTTGCATCTTCTCCTCATCGCACACCTATCGATCTCAGG GACAAATGGCGAAATCTTCTGAGAGCTAGCTGTGTTAACATACAGAACAAAAAAGGG GTTGAAGGGAAGCAGACACATGCCTCTCGTCCACTACCAAAGTCCCTGCTCCAACGTGTTTATGAACTGGCCAATATCTATCCATACCCAAAGGAGCGTGGTCCAAAATCAGTCAAAGCAATTACACCTCCCATGGATCTTATTGAAAGTAACTCTTTGTCATTCAATTGGGGGCGGAAGAAGTATGAATGA
- the LOC103491166 gene encoding uncharacterized protein LOC103491166 isoform X6, whose product MPKSNRKTAYEIHVYWSRISNAYKLVKRNGNRERLNSGEQKIKINFLRSLAVLKKTTFLLFRFRSSEHHSLPKSSLQPKLGSSPSSLVKVEGPFLPAPLNDSNEVEDLLVESKSEHVLGNCLRVQDFSCDFGYGIQTNGGGLDSNSKQGGEHELKFGDLDQLLDDANEVGEFHATNNLPNTYAEVAENSFRQNRRFQLGNSSSENKSPGPSRIDTDAFGISELSATMVMEAEFNNTPVERGLTHELSPGLGTKGRCVTPLEGNICGTILDNRNIHKFNTNENYIENGDLSDENVKGDIVANELASCSRERRLRKPTRRYIEEFLDSKSEHNKGRRKLPRKDKYLKVMSTEESYHIRHEVQMMPRSDSQCGTSVPVQPKSERRHPNKHVPVSGFLSEDESSATECKNVYSSARRCKKYDRRRQKMWTLTEVMRLVDGIAEYGTGRWTHIKKHLFASSPHRTPIDLRLSRSPCRTNGEIF is encoded by the exons ATGCCCAAGTCAAACCGTAAAACCGCTTACGAGATCCACGTGTATTGGAGCCGGATTTCAAACGCATATAAATTGGTTAAGAGAAACGGGAACAGAGAACGTTTGAATTCCGGCGAACagaaaattaaaatcaattttctCCGCAGTTTGGcggttttaaaaaaaaccacATTTCTACTTTTCCGGTTTCGATCCTCCGAACACCATTCGCTCCCCAAATCTTCTCTTCAACCTAAGCTCGGATCTTCACCTTCCTCGCTg GTAAAAGTGGAGGGACCTTTTCTTCCTGCACCACTAAATGATTCAAATGAAGTTGAGGATTTACTTGTGGAGTCTAAAAGCGAGCATGTTTTAGGAAATTGTTTGAGAGTTCAAGATTTCTCTTGCGACTTCGGCTATGGAATACAAACAAACGGTG GTGGATTGGATTCTAATAGCAAGCAGGGAGGCGAACATGAACTTAAATTTGGA GATCTTGATCAGCTGCTGGATGATGCCAATGAAGTAGGGGAATTCCATGCTACAAACAATCTGCCAAATACAT ATGCCGAAGTTGCTGAAAATTCTTTCAGACAAAATAGGAGATTTCAATTGGGAAACTCAAGTTCAGAGAATAAATCTCCGGGACCAAGCAGGATTGATACTGATGCTTTTGGAATATCAGAATTATCAGCGACAATGGTAATGGAGGCTGAATTCAATAATACACCTGTTGAGAGGGGTTTAACTCATGAGTTGTCCCCTGGTCTGGGGACCAAAGGTAGGTGTGTAACACCACTTGAAGGCAACATCTGTGGTACAATACTTGATAATAGGAACATCCATAAGTTCAATACTAATGAAAATTATATAGAAAATGGCGATTTATCTGATGAAAATGTGAAGGGTGATATTGTGGCAAACGAACTTGCCAGTTGTTCAAGGGAGAGGAGATTGCGTAAGCCTACACGAAGATACATTGAAGAATTTTTAGATTCAAAGTCTGAACATAACAAGGGAAGGCGAAAACTTCCTAGAAAAGATAAGTACCTAAAAGTGATGTCTACTGAAGAATCCTATCACATTAGACATGAGGTACAAATGATGCCTAGAAGTGATTCACAATGTGGTACGTCTGTTCCAGTGCAGCCTAAATCTGAAAGAAGACATCCAAACAAGCATGTGCCAGTTTCA GGATTTCTATCGGAAGATGAATCATCTGCAACTGAGTGTAAGAATGTTTATTCATCTGCTAGAAGATGTAAAAAGTATGATAGGAGGCGCCAGAAGATGTGGACCCTTACTGAAGTAATGCGATTAGTTGATGGAATTGCCGAATATGGAACTGGCCGCTGGACTCATATTAAGAAGCATCTATTTGCATCTTCTCCTCATCGCACACCTATCGATCTCAGG TTATCTCGATCTCCCTGCAGGACAAATGGCGAAATCTTCTGA
- the LOC103491166 gene encoding uncharacterized protein LOC103491166 isoform X7: MPKSNRKTAYEIHVYWSRISNAYKLVKRNGNRERLNSGEQKIKINFLRSLAVLKKTTFLLFRFRSSEHHSLPKSSLQPKLGSSPSSLDLDQLLDDANEVGEFHATNNLPNTYAEVAENSFRQNRRFQLGNSSSENKSPGPSRIDTDAFGISELSATMVMEAEFNNTPVERGLTHELSPGLGTKGRCVTPLEGNICGTILDNRNIHKFNTNENYIENGDLSDENVKGDIVANELASCSRERRLRKPTRRYIEEFLDSKSEHNKGRRKLPRKDKYLKVMSTEESYHIRHEVQMMPRSDSQCGTSVPVQPKSERRHPNKHVPVSGFLSEDESSATECKNVYSSARRCKKYDRRRQKMWTLTEVMRLVDGIAEYGTGRWTHIKKHLFASSPHRTPIDLRDKWRNLLRASCVNIQNKKGVEGKQTHASRPLPKSLLQRVYELANIYPYPKERGPKSVKAITPPMDLIESNSLSFNWGRKKYE, from the exons ATGCCCAAGTCAAACCGTAAAACCGCTTACGAGATCCACGTGTATTGGAGCCGGATTTCAAACGCATATAAATTGGTTAAGAGAAACGGGAACAGAGAACGTTTGAATTCCGGCGAACagaaaattaaaatcaattttctCCGCAGTTTGGcggttttaaaaaaaaccacATTTCTACTTTTCCGGTTTCGATCCTCCGAACACCATTCGCTCCCCAAATCTTCTCTTCAACCTAAGCTCGGATCTTCACCTTCCTCGCTg GATCTTGATCAGCTGCTGGATGATGCCAATGAAGTAGGGGAATTCCATGCTACAAACAATCTGCCAAATACAT ATGCCGAAGTTGCTGAAAATTCTTTCAGACAAAATAGGAGATTTCAATTGGGAAACTCAAGTTCAGAGAATAAATCTCCGGGACCAAGCAGGATTGATACTGATGCTTTTGGAATATCAGAATTATCAGCGACAATGGTAATGGAGGCTGAATTCAATAATACACCTGTTGAGAGGGGTTTAACTCATGAGTTGTCCCCTGGTCTGGGGACCAAAGGTAGGTGTGTAACACCACTTGAAGGCAACATCTGTGGTACAATACTTGATAATAGGAACATCCATAAGTTCAATACTAATGAAAATTATATAGAAAATGGCGATTTATCTGATGAAAATGTGAAGGGTGATATTGTGGCAAACGAACTTGCCAGTTGTTCAAGGGAGAGGAGATTGCGTAAGCCTACACGAAGATACATTGAAGAATTTTTAGATTCAAAGTCTGAACATAACAAGGGAAGGCGAAAACTTCCTAGAAAAGATAAGTACCTAAAAGTGATGTCTACTGAAGAATCCTATCACATTAGACATGAGGTACAAATGATGCCTAGAAGTGATTCACAATGTGGTACGTCTGTTCCAGTGCAGCCTAAATCTGAAAGAAGACATCCAAACAAGCATGTGCCAGTTTCA GGATTTCTATCGGAAGATGAATCATCTGCAACTGAGTGTAAGAATGTTTATTCATCTGCTAGAAGATGTAAAAAGTATGATAGGAGGCGCCAGAAGATGTGGACCCTTACTGAAGTAATGCGATTAGTTGATGGAATTGCCGAATATGGAACTGGCCGCTGGACTCATATTAAGAAGCATCTATTTGCATCTTCTCCTCATCGCACACCTATCGATCTCAGG GACAAATGGCGAAATCTTCTGAGAGCTAGCTGTGTTAACATACAGAACAAAAAAGGG GTTGAAGGGAAGCAGACACATGCCTCTCGTCCACTACCAAAGTCCCTGCTCCAACGTGTTTATGAACTGGCCAATATCTATCCATACCCAAAGGAGCGTGGTCCAAAATCAGTCAAAGCAATTACACCTCCCATGGATCTTATTGAAAGTAACTCTTTGTCATTCAATTGGGGGCGGAAGAAGTATGAATGA
- the LOC103491166 gene encoding uncharacterized protein LOC103491166 isoform X1, with product MPKSNRKTAYEIHVYWSRISNAYKLVKRNGNRERLNSGEQKIKINFLRSLAVLKKTTFLLFRFRSSEHHSLPKSSLQPKLGSSPSSLVKVEGPFLPAPLNDSNEVEDLLVESKSEHVLGNCLRVQDFSCDFGYGIQTNGGGLDSNSKQGGEHELKFGDLDQLLDDANEVGEFHATNNLPNTYAEVAENSFRQNRRFQLGNSSSENKSPGPSRIDTDAFGISELSATMVMEAEFNNTPVERGLTHELSPGLGTKGRCVTPLEGNICGTILDNRNIHKFNTNENYIENGDLSDENVKGDIVANELASCSRERRLRKPTRRYIEEFLDSKSEHNKGRRKLPRKDKYLKVMSTEESYHIRHEVQMMPRSDSQCGTSVPVQPKSERRHPNKHVPVSGFLSEDESSATECKNVYSSARRCKKYDRRRQKMWTLTEVMRLVDGIAEYGTGRWTHIKKHLFASSPHRTPIDLRDKWRNLLRASCVNIQNKKGVEGKQTHASRPLPKSLLQRVYELANIYPYPKERGPKSVKAITPPMDLIESNSLSFNWGRKKYE from the exons ATGCCCAAGTCAAACCGTAAAACCGCTTACGAGATCCACGTGTATTGGAGCCGGATTTCAAACGCATATAAATTGGTTAAGAGAAACGGGAACAGAGAACGTTTGAATTCCGGCGAACagaaaattaaaatcaattttctCCGCAGTTTGGcggttttaaaaaaaaccacATTTCTACTTTTCCGGTTTCGATCCTCCGAACACCATTCGCTCCCCAAATCTTCTCTTCAACCTAAGCTCGGATCTTCACCTTCCTCGCTg GTAAAAGTGGAGGGACCTTTTCTTCCTGCACCACTAAATGATTCAAATGAAGTTGAGGATTTACTTGTGGAGTCTAAAAGCGAGCATGTTTTAGGAAATTGTTTGAGAGTTCAAGATTTCTCTTGCGACTTCGGCTATGGAATACAAACAAACGGTG GTGGATTGGATTCTAATAGCAAGCAGGGAGGCGAACATGAACTTAAATTTGGA GATCTTGATCAGCTGCTGGATGATGCCAATGAAGTAGGGGAATTCCATGCTACAAACAATCTGCCAAATACAT ATGCCGAAGTTGCTGAAAATTCTTTCAGACAAAATAGGAGATTTCAATTGGGAAACTCAAGTTCAGAGAATAAATCTCCGGGACCAAGCAGGATTGATACTGATGCTTTTGGAATATCAGAATTATCAGCGACAATGGTAATGGAGGCTGAATTCAATAATACACCTGTTGAGAGGGGTTTAACTCATGAGTTGTCCCCTGGTCTGGGGACCAAAGGTAGGTGTGTAACACCACTTGAAGGCAACATCTGTGGTACAATACTTGATAATAGGAACATCCATAAGTTCAATACTAATGAAAATTATATAGAAAATGGCGATTTATCTGATGAAAATGTGAAGGGTGATATTGTGGCAAACGAACTTGCCAGTTGTTCAAGGGAGAGGAGATTGCGTAAGCCTACACGAAGATACATTGAAGAATTTTTAGATTCAAAGTCTGAACATAACAAGGGAAGGCGAAAACTTCCTAGAAAAGATAAGTACCTAAAAGTGATGTCTACTGAAGAATCCTATCACATTAGACATGAGGTACAAATGATGCCTAGAAGTGATTCACAATGTGGTACGTCTGTTCCAGTGCAGCCTAAATCTGAAAGAAGACATCCAAACAAGCATGTGCCAGTTTCA GGATTTCTATCGGAAGATGAATCATCTGCAACTGAGTGTAAGAATGTTTATTCATCTGCTAGAAGATGTAAAAAGTATGATAGGAGGCGCCAGAAGATGTGGACCCTTACTGAAGTAATGCGATTAGTTGATGGAATTGCCGAATATGGAACTGGCCGCTGGACTCATATTAAGAAGCATCTATTTGCATCTTCTCCTCATCGCACACCTATCGATCTCAGG GACAAATGGCGAAATCTTCTGAGAGCTAGCTGTGTTAACATACAGAACAAAAAAGGG GTTGAAGGGAAGCAGACACATGCCTCTCGTCCACTACCAAAGTCCCTGCTCCAACGTGTTTATGAACTGGCCAATATCTATCCATACCCAAAGGAGCGTGGTCCAAAATCAGTCAAAGCAATTACACCTCCCATGGATCTTATTGAAAGTAACTCTTTGTCATTCAATTGGGGGCGGAAGAAGTATGAATGA
- the LOC103491166 gene encoding uncharacterized protein LOC103491166 isoform X5 translates to MDQEVHFCQKFTNMKSHWVKVEGPFLPAPLNDSNEVEDLLVESKSEHVLGNCLRVQDFSCDFGYGIQTNGGGLDSNSKQGGEHELKFGDLDQLLDDANEVGEFHATNNLPNTYAEVAENSFRQNRRFQLGNSSSENKSPGPSRIDTDAFGISELSATMVMEAEFNNTPVERGLTHELSPGLGTKGRCVTPLEGNICGTILDNRNIHKFNTNENYIENGDLSDENVKGDIVANELASCSRERRLRKPTRRYIEEFLDSKSEHNKGRRKLPRKDKYLKVMSTEESYHIRHEVQMMPRSDSQCGTSVPVQPKSERRHPNKHVPVSGFLSEDESSATECKNVYSSARRCKKYDRRRQKMWTLTEVMRLVDGIAEYGTGRWTHIKKHLFASSPHRTPIDLRDKWRNLLRASCVNIQNKKGVEGKQTHASRPLPKSLLQRVYELANIYPYPKERGPKSVKAITPPMDLIESNSLSFNWGRKKYE, encoded by the exons ATGGATCAAGAAGTGCATTTCTGCCAGAAGTTCACAAATATGAAATCTCATTGG GTAAAAGTGGAGGGACCTTTTCTTCCTGCACCACTAAATGATTCAAATGAAGTTGAGGATTTACTTGTGGAGTCTAAAAGCGAGCATGTTTTAGGAAATTGTTTGAGAGTTCAAGATTTCTCTTGCGACTTCGGCTATGGAATACAAACAAACGGTG GTGGATTGGATTCTAATAGCAAGCAGGGAGGCGAACATGAACTTAAATTTGGA GATCTTGATCAGCTGCTGGATGATGCCAATGAAGTAGGGGAATTCCATGCTACAAACAATCTGCCAAATACAT ATGCCGAAGTTGCTGAAAATTCTTTCAGACAAAATAGGAGATTTCAATTGGGAAACTCAAGTTCAGAGAATAAATCTCCGGGACCAAGCAGGATTGATACTGATGCTTTTGGAATATCAGAATTATCAGCGACAATGGTAATGGAGGCTGAATTCAATAATACACCTGTTGAGAGGGGTTTAACTCATGAGTTGTCCCCTGGTCTGGGGACCAAAGGTAGGTGTGTAACACCACTTGAAGGCAACATCTGTGGTACAATACTTGATAATAGGAACATCCATAAGTTCAATACTAATGAAAATTATATAGAAAATGGCGATTTATCTGATGAAAATGTGAAGGGTGATATTGTGGCAAACGAACTTGCCAGTTGTTCAAGGGAGAGGAGATTGCGTAAGCCTACACGAAGATACATTGAAGAATTTTTAGATTCAAAGTCTGAACATAACAAGGGAAGGCGAAAACTTCCTAGAAAAGATAAGTACCTAAAAGTGATGTCTACTGAAGAATCCTATCACATTAGACATGAGGTACAAATGATGCCTAGAAGTGATTCACAATGTGGTACGTCTGTTCCAGTGCAGCCTAAATCTGAAAGAAGACATCCAAACAAGCATGTGCCAGTTTCA GGATTTCTATCGGAAGATGAATCATCTGCAACTGAGTGTAAGAATGTTTATTCATCTGCTAGAAGATGTAAAAAGTATGATAGGAGGCGCCAGAAGATGTGGACCCTTACTGAAGTAATGCGATTAGTTGATGGAATTGCCGAATATGGAACTGGCCGCTGGACTCATATTAAGAAGCATCTATTTGCATCTTCTCCTCATCGCACACCTATCGATCTCAGG GACAAATGGCGAAATCTTCTGAGAGCTAGCTGTGTTAACATACAGAACAAAAAAGGG GTTGAAGGGAAGCAGACACATGCCTCTCGTCCACTACCAAAGTCCCTGCTCCAACGTGTTTATGAACTGGCCAATATCTATCCATACCCAAAGGAGCGTGGTCCAAAATCAGTCAAAGCAATTACACCTCCCATGGATCTTATTGAAAGTAACTCTTTGTCATTCAATTGGGGGCGGAAGAAGTATGAATGA